In Opitutus sp., one genomic interval encodes:
- a CDS encoding IS630 family transposase, with amino-acid sequence MGRKAVRITCSEGDQQSLEKRATSRIESRQRVERARMILGCVSGEQVQEVARRCNTRPNTVIKWRDRFVLLGMKGLDDAARPGAKRTYGEDFRDRVLALLEGPPPPGQARWDGPAVARVLGGSVHAVWRVLRKEGICLQRQRSWCVSTDKQFAAKAADIVGLYLSPPEKALVISVDEKPGIQALERATGYVETDNGKIVQGLKSTYKRHGTLNLFAALDVATGLIKTQKTTLKRREEFLLFMDQVVADHPPERELHVILDNYCTHKKCDAWLARHPNVHFHFTPTSASWLNQVEIWFGILTRKALRGANFRSVAELSQAIDAFVAAYLPNAKPFKWRKREVKGSQLRNTIINLRN; translated from the coding sequence ATGGGACGAAAAGCCGTGCGAATCACTTGTAGCGAGGGGGATCAGCAATCCCTAGAAAAACGGGCAACCAGCCGGATTGAGTCGAGGCAGCGAGTTGAGCGCGCCCGGATGATCCTTGGGTGCGTGAGTGGCGAGCAGGTGCAAGAGGTGGCGCGCCGCTGCAACACCAGGCCGAACACCGTAATAAAGTGGAGGGATCGCTTTGTGCTGCTTGGCATGAAGGGGCTGGATGATGCGGCACGGCCGGGCGCGAAGCGCACCTACGGTGAGGACTTTCGAGATCGGGTGCTGGCTTTATTGGAAGGGCCACCCCCTCCGGGGCAGGCGCGCTGGGATGGTCCAGCGGTGGCCCGTGTGCTCGGCGGCTCGGTGCACGCGGTCTGGCGAGTGCTGCGCAAGGAGGGCATTTGCCTGCAGCGCCAGCGCTCGTGGTGCGTGAGCACTGACAAGCAGTTCGCAGCCAAGGCAGCCGATATCGTCGGGCTCTACCTGAGCCCACCGGAAAAGGCATTGGTGATAAGTGTGGATGAAAAGCCTGGCATCCAAGCCCTAGAGCGCGCCACCGGTTACGTGGAGACCGACAATGGTAAAATCGTCCAGGGACTCAAAAGCACCTACAAGCGCCACGGTACACTCAACTTGTTCGCTGCCCTTGATGTGGCCACGGGCTTGATCAAGACGCAGAAAACCACCCTTAAGCGCCGGGAGGAGTTCCTGCTGTTCATGGACCAAGTGGTGGCGGATCACCCGCCCGAGAGAGAACTCCACGTGATTTTGGATAATTATTGCACCCACAAAAAGTGCGACGCTTGGCTCGCTCGGCACCCCAATGTCCACTTCCACTTTACCCCAACCTCGGCGAGTTGGCTCAATCAAGTTGAAATCTGGTTCGGCATACTAACAAGGAAGGCGCTACGGGGCGCGAACTTCAGAAGCGTCGCCGAACTTAGTCAGGCCATTGACGCTTTCGTCGCCGCCTACCTGCCCAATGCCAAGCCGTTCAAGTGGCG
- a CDS encoding transposase, with protein MATKFVIIDRRTPLLLPPDLRDWVKPDHLVHFIIDAVDLIDVSSVSVNQRGSGSAQYPPSMLLSLLTYSYATGVFSSRQIERTTYENVAVRLLCADTHPDHDTICTFRRENRELVQKAFAQLLQMSAACGVLKIGNVTVAVDGTKILANASKHSAVSYAHAVKTMEVLDLEIAELLRKADAADAIPLQDGLTIPAEIQRREERKATLAKAKAEIEARAHLRFQAEQAEYEAKMAKRSASEADTGKKPRGPVPVQPDPTPGTKDQVNLTDEVSRIMKTGNGFQQCYNAQAGADTDSRLIVGARVCNAPNDKQQLEPNLAAIAQHIEVANVLIDSGFVSEAAVTKAESAPDATTTGVTVYAAMKREPHGRTIAQLEQHEDPPQPGPEASFAERMIHRTATAAGRALYKLRQETIEPIFGIIKEALGFRRFLMRGLEKVSLEWELVCLAYNFKRLHRLNAKLRPA; from the coding sequence ATGGCAACCAAGTTCGTTATAATTGATCGGCGCACTCCGTTACTGCTGCCGCCCGACCTGCGGGATTGGGTGAAGCCGGATCACTTGGTGCATTTTATCATCGATGCGGTTGACTTGATCGACGTCAGTTCGGTGTCCGTAAATCAGCGTGGGAGCGGCAGTGCGCAATACCCGCCGTCGATGCTCCTGAGTTTACTGACTTACAGTTACGCGACGGGAGTTTTTTCCAGCCGCCAAATTGAGCGCACGACCTATGAAAACGTGGCAGTGCGCCTGCTCTGTGCCGACACGCACCCCGACCACGATACGATTTGCACGTTCCGCCGGGAGAACCGGGAATTGGTGCAAAAAGCTTTTGCTCAATTACTTCAGATGTCTGCGGCGTGCGGAGTGTTAAAGATCGGCAACGTCACGGTGGCCGTCGATGGCACCAAAATACTTGCCAACGCCAGCAAGCACTCGGCGGTGAGTTATGCCCATGCGGTTAAGACGATGGAAGTCCTTGATCTGGAAATCGCTGAACTGTTGCGCAAAGCCGACGCTGCGGACGCGATCCCGCTGCAAGACGGGTTGACGATCCCCGCAGAGATCCAGCGGCGCGAGGAGCGCAAGGCGACGTTGGCCAAGGCCAAGGCGGAAATCGAGGCCCGGGCGCATCTGCGGTTTCAGGCGGAACAAGCTGAGTATGAAGCTAAAATGGCAAAACGCTCCGCGTCCGAAGCCGACACGGGTAAAAAACCGCGTGGCCCAGTTCCCGTTCAGCCCGACCCCACTCCGGGCACGAAAGACCAGGTCAACCTGACCGATGAAGTCAGCCGGATTATGAAAACGGGCAACGGCTTCCAGCAGTGTTATAATGCACAAGCCGGGGCCGACACCGACTCGCGCCTGATCGTCGGTGCGCGGGTCTGTAATGCGCCCAATGATAAACAGCAGCTTGAGCCAAACCTGGCGGCCATCGCGCAACATATTGAGGTGGCGAACGTACTGATTGACAGTGGTTTTGTGAGTGAAGCGGCGGTGACAAAGGCCGAGTCCGCACCGGACGCAACCACAACGGGCGTAACTGTATATGCAGCGATGAAACGGGAGCCGCATGGCCGCACGATCGCCCAACTCGAACAGCACGAAGACCCGCCGCAACCGGGCCCCGAGGCGAGCTTCGCCGAACGCATGATCCACCGCACCGCTACGGCCGCCGGACGAGCGTTATATAAACTACGGCAAGAAACCATTGAACCGATTTTTGGTATTATAAAAGAGGCGCTCGGCTTCCGACGTTTTTTAATGCGCGGACTGGAAAAAGTATCCCTCGAATGGGAGCTGGTGTGCCTGGCCTACAACTTTAAGCGTCTTCATCGCCTCAACGCCAAACTGCGGCCGGCCTAA
- a CDS encoding peptidyl-prolyl cis-trans isomerase has product MMFRRLCTLTALTVLAPLAVLAQPLDPQLAPVHSDNLSQRFANGVVAVAEDKVITVDDLRREIGPRVPALQRSARNEKEFNEKLESLQDEIIQEMIDRILIVKDFKKDDKRKVPASYINNAIAEEQIRRFESDRTKFLAYLRNSGMTYRDYRKKVEDDMIYDYMRSQQRKSSNVVSPARVESFYSENKDRFQQEDQVHMRLLSLTRQAGETDESLLARAQKIVDRFKAGEKFEDLARELSQDAKRTKGGDWGWQPRADLKAEFSKPLFELTKGQATDPILAPEAVYLLYVEDRKFAGLQPLAEVREQIERILGNQISRESEARWLERLRRNAYVKIY; this is encoded by the coding sequence ATGATGTTCCGTCGGCTCTGTACTCTCACTGCCCTTACCGTTCTAGCCCCACTTGCCGTATTGGCACAACCACTTGACCCACAACTGGCTCCAGTACATTCCGACAACCTCTCCCAACGCTTCGCCAACGGCGTTGTCGCGGTGGCCGAGGACAAGGTGATCACCGTCGACGACCTGCGCCGCGAAATCGGCCCGCGCGTGCCGGCCCTGCAGCGCTCCGCTCGCAACGAGAAGGAATTCAACGAAAAGCTAGAATCCCTTCAGGACGAAATCATCCAAGAGATGATCGACCGCATCCTCATCGTGAAGGACTTCAAGAAGGACGATAAGCGCAAGGTCCCTGCCAGTTACATTAACAACGCCATCGCCGAGGAGCAGATCCGCCGTTTCGAGAGCGACCGCACCAAGTTCCTCGCCTACCTGCGCAACTCCGGCATGACCTACCGCGATTACCGCAAGAAGGTCGAAGACGACATGATCTACGACTACATGCGCAGCCAGCAGCGCAAGAGCAGCAACGTGGTCAGCCCGGCCCGCGTCGAATCCTTTTACAGCGAAAACAAGGACCGCTTTCAGCAGGAAGATCAGGTTCACATGCGCCTACTCTCACTGACCCGCCAGGCCGGTGAAACCGACGAATCCCTGCTGGCCCGCGCGCAAAAAATCGTCGACCGCTTCAAGGCCGGCGAGAAGTTCGAGGACCTGGCCCGCGAACTCAGCCAGGACGCCAAACGCACCAAAGGCGGCGACTGGGGTTGGCAGCCCCGCGCCGACCTCAAGGCCGAGTTCAGCAAACCCCTCTTTGAGTTAACCAAAGGGCAGGCTACCGACCCGATTCTCGCCCCCGAGGCGGTTTACCTTCTGTACGTGGAAGATCGTAAATTCGCCGGCTTGCAGCCCCTAGCCGAAGTGCGCGAGCAGATCGAACGCATCCTGGGTAATCAAATTTCACGTGAATCCGAAGCCCGCTGGCTCGAACGCCTGCGCCGCAACGCGTACGTTAAAATCTACTGA
- a CDS encoding response regulator transcription factor has translation MKALLIDDERLARAELRTLLAAFPDIEIAGEAANATEALKLIPKLAPDLLFLDIEMPGRTGFDLLDALPGPHPHIVFVTAYNEFALRAFEVNALAYLMKPVNPARLSAALERVRTRVAATPAPTDTETEPPGAPLREDDQVFVRDGDRCWFIPVREISLLEAEGNHTRLHFRDQRALLYRTLGSMEERLPASLFVRANRGQLINRTFVDKIEPWFSGGLKASLRGGSEVEFSRRQAQVFRERLGL, from the coding sequence ATGAAAGCCCTGCTCATCGACGACGAACGCCTCGCCCGCGCCGAATTGCGCACCCTGCTCGCAGCATTTCCCGACATCGAAATCGCGGGCGAAGCCGCCAACGCCACCGAGGCGCTCAAGCTCATCCCCAAGCTCGCGCCCGACCTGCTCTTCCTTGACATCGAGATGCCCGGCCGCACCGGCTTCGACCTGCTCGACGCCCTGCCCGGACCGCATCCGCACATCGTCTTTGTGACTGCCTATAACGAATTCGCCCTGCGCGCCTTCGAGGTCAACGCACTCGCCTACCTCATGAAACCGGTCAACCCCGCGCGTCTCTCCGCCGCGCTTGAGCGAGTGCGCACCCGCGTCGCCGCCACGCCCGCGCCGACGGACACGGAGACCGAACCGCCCGGTGCTCCGCTGCGCGAAGATGACCAAGTATTCGTGCGCGACGGCGACCGCTGCTGGTTCATCCCCGTGCGCGAAATCAGCCTGCTCGAAGCTGAGGGTAACCACACGCGTCTCCATTTCCGCGACCAGCGCGCCTTGCTCTACCGCACGCTCGGTTCGATGGAAGAGCGCCTGCCCGCCTCGCTCTTCGTGCGCGCCAATCGAGGGCAACTCATCAACCGCACCTTCGTGGACAAGATCGAACCCTGGTTCAGCGGCGGGCTGAAAGCCTCTCTTCGCGGCGGCAGCGAGGTGGAGTTCTCGCGGCGACAGGCACAGGTTTTCCGCGAACGGCTCGGTCTTTGA
- a CDS encoding histidine kinase, which yields MASVIHLPSTTVTHPLRHRWLGTRAYWLCQFAGWGGLLVICLTPMPFSAGGTLAEVVFYAFQSATGLALSHLLRVAILGQLRETRSWVSLTLRLVPWVLAAAIAHIGLLLRLTMDLVQPDALGFDSSAESESFTAAYLNNLTLSLSFFVIWTGFYLGLRYYRQYQLALIERLQLAAAVKDADLRALKAQLNPHFLFNSLNTLRALIPPELERPREAVTQLSELLRASLTLGQDETVPLSCELASVDNYLALERLRFEDRLRLRRAIQPAALNRHVPPFLVQTLVENALKYGLAPREQGADITLEAFLRGDTLRIRVTNPGTLAPLVAGTGLGLKNSRARLALLFGPDASLNLRQAGDDIVEAEAILPPPLPRALAP from the coding sequence ATGGCATCCGTCATTCATCTGCCGTCCACGACCGTCACGCACCCGCTGCGACACCGTTGGCTAGGCACCCGTGCTTATTGGCTGTGTCAGTTCGCCGGCTGGGGCGGGTTGCTGGTGATTTGTTTAACACCGATGCCGTTTAGCGCCGGCGGCACGCTGGCCGAGGTCGTTTTTTACGCATTTCAAAGCGCGACAGGACTGGCGCTGTCGCATCTCCTGCGCGTTGCCATCCTCGGGCAACTCAGGGAAACGCGCTCATGGGTGAGCCTGACCCTGCGTCTGGTTCCCTGGGTGCTGGCCGCCGCGATCGCGCACATCGGACTCTTGTTGAGGCTGACGATGGACCTCGTGCAGCCGGATGCGCTGGGCTTCGACTCGTCGGCCGAATCCGAATCCTTTACCGCTGCCTACCTGAATAACCTCACGTTATCGCTGTCGTTCTTCGTCATCTGGACCGGCTTTTATCTCGGCCTGCGCTATTACCGCCAATACCAGCTCGCTCTCATCGAGCGCCTGCAACTGGCGGCAGCGGTCAAGGACGCCGACCTGCGCGCGCTGAAGGCCCAGCTCAACCCCCACTTCCTCTTCAACAGCCTCAACACCCTGCGCGCCCTCATTCCGCCCGAGCTGGAGCGGCCGCGCGAAGCCGTCACCCAGCTCTCCGAATTGCTGCGAGCCTCCCTCACGCTGGGCCAGGACGAGACCGTGCCGCTCTCCTGCGAACTCGCCTCAGTGGACAACTACCTCGCGCTCGAACGCCTGCGGTTCGAAGACCGCCTGCGCTTGCGCCGCGCCATCCAACCGGCCGCGCTCAACCGCCACGTGCCCCCCTTCCTCGTGCAGACGCTGGTGGAAAACGCCCTCAAATACGGTCTCGCACCCCGCGAGCAAGGCGCCGACATCACCCTCGAAGCCTTTCTGCGCGGCGACACGCTGCGTATCCGTGTGACCAATCCCGGCACGCTCGCCCCGCTCGTCGCAGGCACCGGCCTCGGCCTCAAAAACAGCCGCGCACGGCTCGCGTTGCTCTTCGGGCCGGACGCGTCTCTCAACCTTCGCCAAGCTGGTGACGATATCGTCGAAGCCGAGGCGATCCTGCCGCCGCCGCTGCCACGTGCCCTAGCACCATGA
- a CDS encoding efflux transporter outer membrane subunit yields the protein MKRLLLTLTLALCLPLAAHAEPAPAEWRLLDDPQLDGLIAEALAANPDVRTAAARLTLAEAEFDSTRAARRPELSLNAGGERRSYSRQERRDDPSLKSPASTLTLGAAASYEVDLWGRLAKAAEAGRAETLASAADLDAARLSIAAEVATAWFSLRGELVKTDLLARRQAAARQQLALLQQRQIAGLIGADEIAAHRSTLAQLDAEQAEHTRLIAAWRHRLAALLGQSTATEPLKVETTTWPELSASASLTTELIGQRPDVRAAYARVAAHQARVGSAKAARLPSLNLTANGLFSSNSLRDLLNSGSLAGWLAGQINLPLFDGGRRKARVRTAEAELSVGMADYTATTVRAFQETADALTSVETAHDRLIAAQADVAARRQRLSLAQARLDAGVSDRIALLDAAIAQIEAERDVARARLNQTLAGIGLGRALATGFGLDNSSPVIAQNEIAAIGHGRPSVDAR from the coding sequence ATGAAACGCCTGCTCCTCACCCTTACCCTCGCGCTTTGCCTTCCGCTGGCTGCACACGCCGAACCGGCGCCGGCTGAATGGCGCCTGCTGGACGATCCGCAGCTCGACGGGCTCATCGCCGAGGCCCTCGCCGCCAATCCCGACGTGCGCACCGCCGCCGCGCGCCTCACGCTCGCCGAAGCCGAGTTCGACTCCACGCGCGCCGCTCGCCGCCCCGAACTGAGCCTTAACGCCGGCGGCGAACGCCGCTCCTACTCACGCCAAGAGCGCCGCGATGATCCTTCACTCAAAAGCCCGGCGAGCACTCTCACCCTGGGAGCGGCTGCGAGCTACGAGGTCGATCTCTGGGGCCGCCTCGCGAAGGCCGCCGAAGCAGGTCGCGCCGAGACACTCGCCTCCGCCGCCGACCTCGACGCGGCCCGCCTAAGCATCGCCGCCGAGGTGGCGACCGCGTGGTTTTCGCTCCGGGGTGAACTCGTCAAGACCGACCTGCTCGCTCGCCGCCAAGCCGCCGCACGCCAGCAACTCGCCTTGCTCCAACAACGCCAAATCGCCGGCCTGATCGGGGCCGACGAAATCGCGGCACACCGTTCCACCCTCGCCCAGCTCGACGCCGAGCAAGCCGAACACACCCGCCTCATCGCTGCTTGGCGGCATCGCCTCGCCGCCTTGCTCGGTCAATCAACCGCCACCGAACCGCTAAAGGTGGAAACCACCACTTGGCCGGAATTGTCCGCATCCGCCTCGCTCACCACCGAGCTGATCGGGCAACGCCCCGATGTGCGGGCGGCCTACGCCCGGGTCGCCGCCCACCAAGCTCGCGTCGGCTCGGCCAAGGCCGCCCGCCTGCCATCGCTGAACCTCACGGCCAACGGGCTCTTTTCGAGCAACTCGTTGCGCGATCTCTTGAACAGCGGCTCGCTCGCCGGCTGGCTTGCCGGCCAGATCAATCTGCCGCTGTTCGACGGCGGTCGCCGCAAAGCCCGCGTGCGCACCGCCGAGGCCGAACTCTCCGTGGGCATGGCCGATTACACCGCGACGACCGTGCGCGCGTTTCAGGAAACCGCCGACGCATTGACCTCAGTGGAAACCGCGCACGACCGGCTGATCGCCGCGCAGGCCGATGTCGCCGCCCGCCGCCAGCGCCTCTCGTTGGCCCAGGCACGGCTCGATGCTGGCGTTTCCGACCGAATCGCGCTGCTCGATGCAGCGATCGCACAGATCGAAGCCGAGCGCGACGTCGCGCGAGCCCGACTCAACCAGACCCTCGCTGGCATCGGCCTCGGGCGAGCACTCGCCACCGGCTTCGGCCTAGACAACTCATCACCCGTAATCGCCCAAAATGAAATCGCCGCCATCGGTCATGGCCGACCCTCCGTGGACGCCCGCTAA
- a CDS encoding HlyD family efflux transporter periplasmic adaptor subunit yields MKHSAFPRLLTALISGLVLIGATAFLSGCSDNAHAQATAAPVSQTAYARGRVDIEGGLIRLASSNDGLIQSVHVEEGDRVQAGQVLAVIDDRQARLALAISAASLAEAKAAAQTLHVRLAAATREAERIQPLADAQATPRREADQARDLVEQLQAELASAQAAVVTAEARLKADEYQVDQRSIRAPLAGRIVKRTVRPGDGVSTLNVTPLFVFAPDMSRIVRADLDERFVDRVKVGQTAEVVIDNDGTRTLSARILRVGDVFGVKTPTGEPGERLDLRVVECVLSIDDQTVRLGQRVLVKIIP; encoded by the coding sequence ATGAAACACTCCGCTTTCCCTCGCCTCCTCACCGCTCTCATCTCCGGCCTCGTGCTCATCGGCGCGACCGCGTTCCTCTCCGGTTGCTCCGACAACGCCCACGCGCAGGCAACCGCCGCCCCCGTCTCGCAGACCGCCTACGCACGCGGCCGCGTGGACATCGAAGGCGGCTTGATCCGCCTAGCCAGCAGCAACGACGGGCTCATCCAGTCGGTCCACGTCGAGGAAGGCGACCGCGTGCAGGCCGGCCAGGTTCTCGCCGTGATCGATGATCGCCAGGCCCGCCTCGCGCTCGCCATCAGCGCCGCCTCTCTCGCCGAGGCCAAGGCCGCCGCGCAAACCCTACACGTGCGCCTCGCCGCCGCCACTCGCGAAGCCGAGCGCATCCAACCACTCGCCGACGCCCAAGCCACTCCGCGCCGCGAAGCCGATCAAGCCCGCGACCTCGTCGAACAGTTGCAAGCCGAGCTCGCCTCCGCGCAAGCCGCCGTCGTCACGGCCGAGGCTCGCTTGAAGGCCGATGAATACCAAGTCGATCAGCGCTCCATCCGCGCTCCGCTCGCCGGTCGCATCGTCAAGCGCACCGTCCGGCCCGGCGACGGCGTGAGCACGCTCAACGTCACCCCGCTATTCGTCTTCGCCCCGGACATGTCGCGCATCGTGCGCGCCGATCTCGACGAACGCTTCGTCGATCGCGTCAAGGTCGGCCAGACCGCCGAAGTGGTCATCGACAACGACGGCACACGCACCCTATCCGCACGCATCCTCCGCGTCGGCGACGTCTTCGGAGTAAAGACTCCGACCGGCGAACCCGGCGAACGCCTGGACCTGCGTGTCGTCGAATGCGTCTTGTCCATCGACGACCAAACCGTGCGCCTCGGCCAACGTGTGCTCGTGAAAATCATCCCATGA
- a CDS encoding ABC transporter ATP-binding protein, translated as MSSITIESEGITKSYGPANNRIQVLKDLSLSVHPGELTLCVGPSGSGKSTLVSALSGLLSPDTGRVRLLGEDLWAMDDHERDEFRLRNCGFVFQGFNLFAALTALENVLLPLSFMGIPAAEARERAHVALEEVGLAARGHLLPAALSGGEKQRTAIARAVAKNPRLIFADEPTSALDKENGQRVVDILHRFARTHGATILGVTHDPRLLSHADRVIHLEDGLILRDTRNTQTSLAHS; from the coding sequence ATGTCATCTATCACCATCGAATCCGAGGGTATCACCAAGAGTTACGGTCCGGCTAACAACCGCATCCAAGTGCTCAAAGACCTTTCGCTGTCCGTGCACCCGGGAGAACTCACGCTCTGCGTCGGTCCCTCCGGCTCCGGCAAGAGCACACTCGTCTCCGCTCTGAGCGGCCTCCTCAGCCCCGACACCGGCCGCGTGCGGCTGCTCGGCGAAGACCTCTGGGCCATGGACGACCACGAGCGCGACGAGTTCCGCCTGCGTAACTGCGGCTTCGTGTTTCAAGGCTTCAATCTCTTCGCCGCCCTCACCGCCCTGGAAAACGTGCTGCTGCCGCTCTCGTTCATGGGCATCCCCGCCGCCGAAGCCCGCGAACGGGCCCACGTCGCGCTCGAAGAAGTCGGGCTTGCCGCTCGCGGGCACCTGCTCCCGGCCGCGCTCTCCGGTGGCGAAAAACAACGCACCGCCATCGCCCGCGCCGTCGCCAAAAACCCGCGATTAATCTTCGCCGACGAGCCGACCAGCGCCCTCGACAAAGAAAATGGCCAGCGCGTCGTGGACATCCTGCACCGCTTCGCCCGCACCCACGGCGCCACGATCCTCGGCGTCACCCACGACCCGCGCCTGCTCAGTCACGCCGACCGCGTGATCCATCTTGAAGACGGCCTGATCCTGCGCGACACGCGCAACACCCAAACCTCTCTCGCTCACTCATGA
- a CDS encoding ATP-binding protein, with amino-acid sequence MKTEPEKPDLLKDQLKYLKLGYLLRHHGELTAEAAKARCSHAEFLRRLVQAETQDRQIRALERRIQAARFPVKKTVDQFQWDWPKELNEAQVRHLFELGFVKERTNAVFCGGVGLGKTHLASALGYAACQAGYTVLFTTAVDAINALVTAQSLHRLQAELKRYMTPAVLVLDEVGYLPLDKAGADLLFQIVSQRYERGSLIVTTNKAYKHWAGIFNNDAGITAAILDRLLHRAQTVVIEGKSYRMKDRLTDEPAS; translated from the coding sequence ATGAAAACAGAACCCGAAAAACCCGATTTATTAAAAGACCAGCTCAAGTATCTGAAACTCGGTTACCTGTTGCGTCACCACGGCGAACTGACCGCCGAGGCGGCCAAGGCGCGCTGTTCGCACGCCGAATTTTTACGCCGACTGGTGCAGGCCGAGACCCAGGACCGCCAGATCCGGGCGCTGGAGCGGCGTATCCAGGCGGCGCGCTTCCCGGTCAAGAAAACCGTCGACCAGTTCCAGTGGGACTGGCCCAAGGAGTTGAACGAAGCGCAGGTGCGGCACCTCTTCGAACTGGGCTTTGTCAAGGAGCGCACCAACGCGGTGTTTTGCGGTGGTGTGGGGCTCGGTAAAACACACCTCGCGAGCGCGTTGGGCTACGCGGCCTGCCAGGCGGGTTACACGGTGCTGTTTACGACGGCGGTGGACGCGATCAACGCCCTGGTCACCGCCCAGTCCCTGCACCGGTTGCAAGCCGAGTTGAAGCGTTACATGACCCCTGCGGTGCTCGTCCTCGATGAAGTCGGCTACCTGCCGCTCGACAAGGCGGGGGCCGACCTGCTCTTCCAGATCGTCAGCCAACGCTACGAACGCGGCTCGCTGATCGTCACCACCAACAAGGCCTACAAGCACTGGGCGGGGATTTTTAATAACGACGCTGGCATCACTGCGGCGATCCTGGACCGCCTGCTGCACCGCGCTCAGACCGTCGTCATCGAGGGCAAATCCTACCGCATGAAAGACCGCCTGACCGACGAACCCGCAAGCTGA